Within the Candidatus Atribacteria bacterium ADurb.Bin276 genome, the region TTCAACTCCACTAGGAGTGGGCGCCGTTGGTATCGTTAAGCTCAGTGGGAGAGATTCAATTGAAATAGCGTCAAAGGTATGCAAATTAAGATCAGGAAAGAAAATACAAAAGCTCCCAAGTTTTAAATTGACACTCTGTGATATTATTGACGATAACAATAAGGCTCTTGATGAGGGTTTAGTTGTCCTCATGCGAGAGCCTTATTCTTATACCAGAGAAAATGTTGTAGAAATTCAAGTTCATAGTAGCACTTTAATAATACAAAAAATCATTCAAATTTGTATTATTAAAGGTGCTCGATTGGCAGAACCAGGAGAATTCACAAAAAGAGCCTTTTTAAATGGAAGAATATCTCTCAATCAAGCAGAATCAATAGCTGAAATAGTTAAGGCACAATCAGAAAAAGCACTTTATAGTTTATATCAAAATCTACGAGGGATGTTTGGAGAAAAAATTTCCGAATGGCAGAAAAGCTTAATATTAATACAAGCAAATATTCAAGTGGAATGTGACTTTTCTGATCGAATAGGAACCTCTGATATAAAAAATTCCATCATTGAAGAAATAAATACCATAAGGCAAAATATAAAACAACAATATGACAAGAGTAAAAAATTTCAAAATTTACAAAACGGTCTTTTAGTCGTGATTTGTGGTAAACCGAATGTAGGAAAATCAAGTTTGTTAAATGCTATCCTTGGAAAAGAAAGGGCAATCGTTACACCGATACCAGGGACAACCCGCGACGCTATTGAAGAATTATTTCTTATTGAAGGCTTCCCTTTTCGCTTTGTTGATACAGCAGGTATACGTGAAAGCCAAAACTATATTGAGAAAATTGGAATTAATAAGACCAAAAAATATTTAGAAGAAGCTCATTTAGTCATTGTAATATTTGATCGAAGCCAAGAATTGAATAATGAAGATTATATGTTAGTAGATTTGGTTAGAAAGAAACCCAATATAATAGTATTAAATAAGAGTGACCTGGCTTCAAAGATTGAAATAAAAGATGTTAAAAAACTTTATCCAGAAGAACCGATAATTGAAATATCCGCTCTTTCAGGAAAGGGTATCGATGGATTATTGGATAAAATTATTGAAAAGGTTAAGATAATTAAAGATAATTATGATGAAGATTATTTAGCAATTAACCTCAGACAACAAAACGAACTTTTTAAAACAGCTGCATTTTTAGAGCAAGCCCAAAAATCATTAGAGGAAGGGTTCCCAATTGATCTTATAAGCATTGATATAGATGGAGCTCTTCGATGTTTAAAGAGAATTAGCGGCGAAGATATTGATAAAGATATAGTAAATAGTATATTTACCAATTTTTGCATTGGTAAATAAAGAGATTTTAAAAGATAAAGTATAATTCGATTCTCTGCTAATGCCACCAGGAAAGTATAAATCCTCTCGCTCGTATAAAATGTTGAGTTAAAAATATTTTGTATTTCAATTAAATCCTTTTATTTAAAAAAGTGAGATATTTATTTTAATTAATTTATAAAGGTTTTTTTTGGGGAATACCAATCCGTCTTGGGTAATCTATAGGTGTAGAAGAGGATTTAGAAACAACTATAAAATAGTTCTGTCGGTTAGATAAGGGAATAGGAATACTTAAAATAGATTCTAAGTGACAATTCAACAAGGAAAAGGAATTAGATGAAAGGGATATTTCTTTTTGATAAGAACTGCCCTTAAAAAAGACTGCCTTACCCATCACTTTTATAAAGGGAGTAACTAATTCTAAATTTGTTGATAAAGAGCTTAAGGCACGAGTCATTGCGAAATCAAAATATTCCCGGTATATAGAGTCATGACCTAAAGACTCAGCACGATCACATAAAAAAAAGGAATGCTTAAGATTAAGTTGGCTTGCTACAATTTTTATAAAATTAATTTTTTTATGATTTGAATCAAGATAATAAAAGTGGATATGAGGAAATAAAATGTTTAGTGGTATTCCAGGAATACCAGCACCAGTGCCTACATCAATAGCTGTGTTTATTTCTTTAAAAGGAAAACTGGTTTTTAAAAAAGAGAGACTATCAAAAATGAGATCAACTAAAATATCTACATGCGTTTTAAAACCAGTTAAATTAAAAAGACGATTATTCTTTTCAATCATATTTATAAAAAATAATAATTGATCTTTCTGAGTTGAATTAATTGAAATGTTCAGTTCAATTAGTCCCTTTTCGAGGAGAAAAAGAATTTGTTTATCCACAAGTTATCAACAGTCCTTTTTTTTGAGATAAGTTGTCCATTTATAAAATTTAAAGAATAGTATCTATTGAAAGCACAAAAAAACCTTATTTATCAACAAAAAAATGCTATATAGTTAATATACTTATAATTATAAGGAAAAAAGGAGTAAATTAAACAAAGATATTAAATAGTTATCCACAATTAATTTGCTCAAATTAAAATGTTCCACGTGGAACATTTTAATAATACATAAGTATCTAAATTCGCTAATGTTGTCTATAGTAAAAGATAAAACGAAAACGGTAAAGAGTTGATTATGATAATGAAATATGTTAGTCGTTTATAACTATGATAACGAGTAAAATAATAGAATGAATGTTACTTATAAATAAGAGATTTATGTTACTGCTTTGTCGAACTTTTATTCGATTATCTGTATATTTTTTATAGGCAAGACATCTATACCGGTTTGTGTCACTAAATATAGGTAAAAATACTTATTCAAGAGCAAATCGCCTCTTTTTGTAAATGGGGACAAGGGGGGATTTGAGAGAACCGTAAAAAATTGAATCCCAAACCAACTCCCTTTATCCAAAGGGAGAGGTCAACATAACGGGAAATTGGTTAAAAATGGGTTTTCAGGATAAAATGAAGTTTTGATAGCCTTAGATTTATCATAGGAGAAAATAAAGTCCTTTAA harbors:
- the mnmE gene encoding tRNA modification GTPase MnmE; translation: MGAVGIVKLSGRDSIEIASKVCKLRSGKKIQKLPSFKLTLCDIIDDNNKALDEGLVVLMREPYSYTRENVVEIQVHSSTLIIQKIIQICIIKGARLAEPGEFTKRAFLNGRISLNQAESIAEIVKAQSEKALYSLYQNLRGMFGEKISEWQKSLILIQANIQVECDFSDRIGTSDIKNSIIEEINTIRQNIKQQYDKSKKFQNLQNGLLVVICGKPNVGKSSLLNAILGKERAIVTPIPGTTRDAIEELFLIEGFPFRFVDTAGIRESQNYIEKIGINKTKKYLEEAHLVIVIFDRSQELNNEDYMLVDLVRKKPNIIVLNKSDLASKIEIKDVKKLYPEEPIIEISALSGKGIDGLLDKIIEKVKIIKDNYDEDYLAINLRQQNELFKTAAFLEQAQKSLEEGFPIDLISIDIDGALRCLKRISGEDIDKDIVNSIFTNFCIGK
- the rsmG gene encoding Ribosomal RNA small subunit methyltransferase G encodes the protein MDKQILFLLEKGLIELNISINSTQKDQLLFFINMIEKNNRLFNLTGFKTHVDILVDLIFDSLSFLKTSFPFKEINTAIDVGTGAGIPGIPLNILFPHIHFYYLDSNHKKINFIKIVASQLNLKHSFFLCDRAESLGHDSIYREYFDFAMTRALSSLSTNLELVTPFIKVMGKAVFFKGSSYQKEISLSSNSFSLLNCHLESILSIPIPLSNRQNYFIVVSKSSSTPIDYPRRIGIPQKKPL